The following nucleotide sequence is from Pirellulales bacterium.
GGCTAGTTATAATCCGTTTAGATGGCAATTTCGGTAATCCAGGCTGGATTGCAGAACTGGCTGTCTGCCGACGGCTCTGGCCTATTCGGCATGGAGTCTTGTTACGTCACGGTTGGACGAAGGGAAAATGCTTCCCGCCAAGAATCGCAGCGTTTCGCGGTTCCGGCGCTCGTCTTGGCCGGTGGTTCCGGCAGTTAACCGCGGCATTTGTATGCGATTCAGGTTGTCTGAACGAAATAGCATTTGTCCAAGCGTAACAGTATTGTCTGAGCGTAACATGGAGGACTTAGGAACCCTCGGCGACTCGGCGAAATGCCTGCAGCTCTCCGTGGGTCCCGCTTTGACTAGCTGCACCACGGCTAGGGAGAGGGTGGTTGGCAGATGAAAACAGTATTCACGACCGGCGAAGCCGCCAAAATCTGCAAGGTCAGCCAGCAGACCATTATTCGCTGCTTCGATTCCGGTCAGCTCAAGGGATTCCGAGTTCCCGGCAGCCGTTTCCGTCGCATTCCGCGGGTCGAATTGTTCGCCTTCATGCGTGACAATGGCATTCCGACCGACGCCCTGGAAAGTGGCAAGCGCAAGATTTTGGTCGTAGACGACGATCAAGAGCTGGTCGATTTGATCGTGGACGTGCTCGAAAAAGACGGACGATTCGAAGTCCGCGCGGTCAACAACGGCTTCGACGCCGGCATGATGGTCAAGGAATATCATCCCGACCTATTGGTACTCGATGTCATGCTCCCCGACATCAATGGCCGCGAAGTTTGCCAGCGCGTGCGCAGCGACAAAACGATGGACGATGTGAAAATCATTTGCATCTCCGGTATGATCGAAAACGACAAAATCGAAGACCTGAAGGCTGCCGGCGCAAACGACTTTTTGCACAAACCGTTTGAAGTGGATACGCTTATTGATCGCATCAGCGGACAATTGGATATCGAGTCGGTCACGGCGGGATAGAAAATTCGAGAATAAAGATTTCAAACGCAATTTTGAAATCTACAAAGTGAATTTGAGAATCGATCGGCGATTCACTTCAGGCCCAGGGTTCACACCCTGGGCTTTATTATTCGGCAAAGCGTGACGATGTCCGCAGCCCAAATCTTCACATTGCCGCCGGTGGTGCTCGACGCGGTCGATTGGCGTTTGCCGCTGTGCGATGCCACGGCGATGGATTTGGCACAGGCCTTAGTCGAGCCTGATACGTCGCGGCAAGCAACCCGGCTTGCCGCGGCCTTGGCAATCGATCCGGCCTTGGCAATTTGGGCGAGGTTATCAGCGGCATCGCAACAGCGCACGCCATGCGAGCGTTCCAACCTGGATCGAATGCCGCCACTAGCCGAATGGCTATCGGCCCATCTCATTGATTTTATTGCGGCGCCAGCGGCGGCGTCGATCGAGGGTTGCTCGCCGGAACAACTCAGCCAGTTCGCAGCGCTGGTGGCTGAATCGGTCGGCAAGGCTCGCGCAGCAACTCGCGGATTTCCGTACGAATTCGCCATTTTGCAACCGCAGTA
It contains:
- a CDS encoding response regulator → MKTVFTTGEAAKICKVSQQTIIRCFDSGQLKGFRVPGSRFRRIPRVELFAFMRDNGIPTDALESGKRKILVVDDDQELVDLIVDVLEKDGRFEVRAVNNGFDAGMMVKEYHPDLLVLDVMLPDINGREVCQRVRSDKTMDDVKIICISGMIENDKIEDLKAAGANDFLHKPFEVDTLIDRISGQLDIESVTAG